AACAAGCATGCTCCAACTCACAGGTACGTGAATCCATCGTTTCAGTCATCATATATTGAAGTCAATTTTTGTCAGAGATTTTGTTTGCTTTAATAAGCATGAAAATGGGCTGGACGTTAATCTTGTGTAGGACATCTAAAAACATTGGACCGGCTCTGGCTCCAAGAGGAAGTCGAACTCAGTCTCCATTTCAAGCCATACCGAAAAGAcgtaagttttattttctttcccaCACCAAAATATATCGCGTCTTTTTTAGTTAATGAGACTTTTAGGTTGGAACATTTTGCAGAAAAACGATCATGGAAGTTGAAACACATACTCGGTACCCTTTCCCTAATCCATGTGACAGTTACTCATGCACGTAGGCAAAAAGAAAACTAAGCTAAACGCTTGTTCTCTTATTGTAGGTGCCTTGGGAGCTTCTGTATTCATCATTATTGCGGTCATTTTAATGGCGAGAGCAAAATATGCGAGGAAGAGTAGTAGGAATGGAAAAAACTTTGAAGCAGTTGTAATGTTGAGACAATATAGTTACGCAAAAGTCAAGAAGATGACAAACTCATTTGCGCATGTTCTTGGGAAAGGAGGATTTGGAATTGTCTACAAAGGAAAATTACCTGATGGAGGCCAAGACGTTGCAGTAAAGATCTTGAAAGATGTAAAGGGAAGTGGAGAAGAGTTCATCAATGAAATAGCAAGCATGAGTAGAACGTCTCATGTTAATATTGTTTCTCTGCTTGGATTTTGCTATGAAGAGAACAACAAAGCAATAATATACGACTTCATGCCGAATGGATCCCTTGATAAGTTCATTGCCGAGAATATGTCAGCGAAGATGGAATGGGAGACGTTATACAAGATTGTGGTAGGTTTGTCTCGCGGCCTAGAATATTTGCACAACCGGTGTGTATCGAGGATTGTGCATTTTGATATAAAACCACAAAACATACTCATGGACAAAGATTTTTGCCCCAAGATTTCAGATTTCGGGCTTGCTAGGCTTTGCAAGAATAACGAGAGCATCATGTCAATGCTAGACGCGAGAGGGACCTTTGGATATATTGCCCCTGAAGTGGTTTCTAGGAATTTTGGAGGAGTTTCGCACAAGTCAGATGTATATAGTTATGGGATGGTCGTTCTGGAGATTATTGGAGCAAGGAATAGAGAAAATTTTGAGAAATCTGGATCAAATAACAGTTCAATGTACTTTCCAGACTGGATCTATAAGGAGTTCGAGAGGGGAGAGATCATGAGGTGTTTTGGGGATCAACTaaccgaagaagaagagaaaattgCAAGGAAAATGGTATTAGTTGGTCTGTGGTGTATTCAGACCAATCCATTTGATCGTCCACCAATGATCAAAGTCATTGAAATGTTAGAAGGAAGTGTGGAGGCTCTCCAAATTCCACCTAAGCctctcttgtgtttacccacgGTAGCTGTTCCAGAAATTCTTGAAGATGGTAATGAGACTTCAAGCGTCTCTAACCCAAGTCAGTTTGAAAGATGTACGCTCTCAGCTGGCGAAGACACTTTACGCAACTCTATTTCCAAAGAAGACATAGTTCAGTGTCCAGACTCTTAAATTAAAGTCAAGTGTGGATCTTTTATAACTTGTCAAGATGTTGATATACTTTCGTTGGTTGTTAGTTCTGATTTGATTGTGTTTTTTAAATACTTACAAGATGATATCCGGTGTTCTTTTCTTTTGACGCAGACATCCAAATCGTTAATGATAGCAatgatttttagttttattgttGCTAAAAATGATTGTTTAGCTGTGGTAAAAGAAAGTCATGAGATGAATACCATATGATTGATTGGCCTGAACTGGATAGGCCATATTTTAAAATGCTAATGCTGATTATAGGAAATTAGGAATCATATAGTGGGCATACCAAAATTTCAAATATcactaattgcatgattaaatTCAACATTTTAAATGGTTTTAGTCCACAACCGTGGAATAATCGAATAAACACATGGCGCGAGTTGAGTGTGCATGAACCATAAATACATTTGGAGATGCGGGGTATCGAACCCCGTGCCTCTCGCATGCAAAGCGAGCGCTCTACCATTTGAGCTACATCCCCATGTTGATGTACataacataatataacataactATCCAAAGAACAACGTCCAAAGACGGCAAAAAAAGTTCGTTAAGTTGGTTACAAATAGTTGCGAGGGAAAACCCAGGAATTTCGCTAACATTTAGGATCTCAAGGTTGAGATTCAGTCTTCTTCCGCCATTCACGAACCATCTTCAGACCTCTTATTATATATCTTACTAGagaaaaaatcactaaaaaagaaaaaaaaaaccaacagaACTCAAGATCTCAGTTTCCGACAACATGTCGTCAGGATCCGACAAAGACCGAGAGACATTCGTCTACTTGGCTAAGCTCTCCGAACAGGCCGAGC
The window above is part of the Brassica napus cultivar Da-Ae chromosome C3, Da-Ae, whole genome shotgun sequence genome. Proteins encoded here:
- the LOC106384497 gene encoding PR5-like receptor kinase encodes the protein MVVTNKYCPRLAVKEYKLSGISCVNACEKFNLPEICCESDSDNNYASAEKCQLTVDSQSQDLRRACPLAYNYDDSSNLWKCTNSAGYLITFCPLNARITNNNEENALAPSPSPVPNKHAPTHRTSKNIGPALAPRGSRTQSPFQAIPKRQKRSWKLKHILGALGASVFIIIAVILMARAKYARKSSRNGKNFEAVVMLRQYSYAKVKKMTNSFAHVLGKGGFGIVYKGKLPDGGQDVAVKILKDVKGSGEEFINEIASMSRTSHVNIVSLLGFCYEENNKAIIYDFMPNGSLDKFIAENMSAKMEWETLYKIVVGLSRGLEYLHNRCVSRIVHFDIKPQNILMDKDFCPKISDFGLARLCKNNESIMSMLDARGTFGYIAPEVVSRNFGGVSHKSDVYSYGMVVLEIIGARNRENFEKSGSNNSSMYFPDWIYKEFERGEIMRCFGDQLTEEEEKIARKMVLVGLWCIQTNPFDRPPMIKVIEMLEGSVEALQIPPKPLLCLPTVAVPEILEDGNETSSVSNPSQFERCTLSAGEDTLRNSISKEDIVQCPDS